The proteins below come from a single Miscanthus floridulus cultivar M001 chromosome 1, ASM1932011v1, whole genome shotgun sequence genomic window:
- the LOC136535072 gene encoding membrane steroid-binding protein 1-like, whose protein sequence is MAVAELWETLKQAIVTYTGLSPAAFFTAVAVAAVLYHVVSGLFAAPPPPPPRPREEPEAEPLPPPVQMGEVSEEELRQYDGSDPKKPLLMAIKGQIYDVTQSRMFYGPGGPYALFAGKDASRALAKMSFEPQDLTGDISGLGPFELDALQDWEYKFMSKYVKVGTVKKTVPVEEGSTASTAPETSEATTEAEKAPATEEKPREVSSEAVKVKEAPADEGAQEN, encoded by the exons ATGGCGGTGGCGGAGCTGTGGGAGACGCTGAAGCAGGCGATCGTCACGTACACGGGGCTGTCGCCGGCGGCCTTCTTCACGGCCGTCGCGGTGGCGGCCGTGCTGTACCACGTCGTGTCGGGGCTCTTCGCggccccgcccccgccgccgccgcgcccgcgggAGGAGCCCGAGGCGGAGCCGCTCCCGCCCCCCGTGCAGATGGGGGAGGTCTCCGAGGAGGAGCTCCGCCAGTACGACGGCTCCGACCCTAAGAAGCCGCTCCTCATGGCCATCAAGGGCCAGATCTACGACGTCACCCAGAGCAG AATGTTCTATGGACCTGGCGGACCTTATGCCCTATTCGCTGGTAAAGATGCCAGCAGAGCCCTAGCAAAGATGTCCTTTGAGCCGCAGGATCTTACTGGCGACATCTCTGGCCTAGGCCCATTTGAGCTTGACGCCCTGCAGGATTGGGaatacaagttcatgagcaaGTATGTGAAGGTTGGTACTGTCAAGAAGACTGTCCCTGTTGAAGAAGGCAGCACCGCAAGCACGGCCCCTGAAACTAGTGAGGCCACCACTGAGGCTGAGAAGGCACCGGCAACAGAAGAGAAGCCAAGGGAGGTATCTTCGGAGGCGGTTAAGGTGAAGGAAGCCCCAGCTGATGAAGGTGCCCAGGAAAACTAG